From Triticum urartu cultivar G1812 unplaced genomic scaffold, Tu2.1 TuUngrouped_contig_10349, whole genome shotgun sequence, a single genomic window includes:
- the LOC125526516 gene encoding disease resistance protein SUMM2-like — protein sequence MLIAFTSFEAIFIIERFDDWAGTKSFESTSYWLWAAGFYVLARVEEVADKPIYTWTLHIVSGHTLGHLCAAMVPLCFILMLVKRTRPIQPERHMIVHHQLKLAFMVCLLVPKMIYLWMPKLQVSAIMYEISILMWEFSARYVANQANTSEERGMLETPIRARQIVPRIRGIYGMDIYKNKVLEFLQSERSDESIFGLWGTSGVGKTRLLSLIADSYADSFRHVIFLDGGSSVRVMQNHFAYFLKLDWEAISLLEEHYRAKIIMEYLEHVSFLVLLDDVQDEVYPDLTAVGLPMALGHRQKVILTSRSQVVCARMGCTISNTLEMKCLGDEDAWSLFEYNAGVKITEADNEICEYAKQMVSACGGLPRAICAIGIGVAGATCRGKHPDDWWFTYKRFKGKNLPPERMEEIVPVLV from the exons ATGTTGATCGCTTTCACATCTTTCGAGGCCATTTTCATTATCGAAAGGTTTGATGATTGGGCAGGAACAAAGTCGTTTGAATCAACAAGCTACTGGTTATGGGCAGCAG GATTTTACGTTCTTGCAAGAGTAGAAGAGGTTGCAGACAAACCAATTTATACGTGGACACTTCATATTGTCAGCGGGCATACTCTTGGTCATTTATGTGCTGCAATGGTGCCTCTTTGTTTTATTCTCATGTTAGTGAAAAGGACAAGGCCAATTCAACCAGAAAG ACACATGATTGTGCATCATCAATTAAAGCTTGCTTTCATGGTCTGCTTATTGGTGCCCAAGATGATCTACCTATGGATGCCCAAGTTACAG GTTAGTGCCATAATGTATGAAATCAGCATTTTGATGTGGGAGTTCAGTGCTCGTTATGTGGCTAATCAGGCAAATACCTCTGAGGAGCGAGGAATGTTAGAAACCCCAATTCGTGCTCGGCAAATAGTGCCTCGTATTCGCGGCATTTATGGGATGGACATTTATAAGAATAAGGTCTTAGAATTCTTACAAAGTGAACGATCGGATGAGTCTATATTTGGATTATGGGGCACGTCGGGTGTTGGCAAGACACGGCTTCTTTCACTCATCGCTGATAGCTATGCTGATTCATTTCGTCATGTCATATTTCTTGATGGTGGCAGTAGCGTGAGAGTTATGCAAAATCATTTCGCATATTTTTTGAAATTGGATTGGGAGGCAATCTCATTGTTAGAGGAGCATTACCGAGCTAAAATCATCATGGAGTACCTAGAGCATGTCAGTTTTTTGGTTCTGTTAGACGATGTGCAAGATGAAGTCTACCCAGATTTGACAGCTGTTGGTTTGCCGATGGCTCTTGGGCATCGGCAAAAGGTTATTCTTACGTCGAGGAGTCAGGTAGTATGTGCTCGCATGGGATGCACCATATCAAACACTCTGGAGATGAAGTGTCTCGGGGATGAAGATGCTTGGAGTCTTTTCGAGTATAATGCGGGAGTTAAAATCACAGAAGCTGATAATGAAATTTGTGAATATGCAAAACAG ATGGTTTCAGCATGTGGAGGGTTGCCTAGAGCCATATGTGCTATTGGCATAGGCGTAGCCGGAGCCACTTGCAGGGGAAAACATCCAGATGATTGGTGGTTTACCTACAAGCGTTTCAAGGGTAAAAATCTGCCACCAGAACGAATGGAAGAAATAGTCCCTGTTCTGGTTTAG